The following proteins come from a genomic window of Anguilla rostrata isolate EN2019 chromosome 17, ASM1855537v3, whole genome shotgun sequence:
- the eif3g gene encoding eukaryotic translation initiation factor 3 subunit G produces the protein MPSVEYDDSKPSWADQVEEEGDEGTLPSPKETIKGNIKTVTEYKIDDDGKKSKIIRTFKIETRKASKAVARRKNWKKFGNSEFDAPGPNVATTTVSDDVYMTFISSKEDLNAQDQEEDPMNKLKGQKIVSCRICKGDHWTTRCPYKDTLGPMQKELAEQLGLSTGDKEKAAEPEPAAPAQSKTGKYVPPSLRDGGTRRGESMQPNRRADDNATIRVTNLSEDTRETDLQELFRPFGSISRIYLAKDKNTGQSKGFAFISFHRREDAARAIAGVSGFGYDHLILNVEWAKPSNN, from the exons ATGCCGTCTGTTGAATACGACGA tTCCAAGCCCAGCTGGGCCGATCAGGTTGAGGAGGAAGGCGATGAAG GAACTCTTCCGTCGCCCAAAGAAACTATAAAAGGCAACATTAAAACTGTCACGGAGTACAAGATTGATGACGATGGCAAGAAGAGCAAG ATCATCCGCACCTTTAAAATTGAGACAAGAAAAGCTTCCAAGGCTGTGGCCAGGAGAAAG AACTGGAAGAAGTTCGGCAATTCTGAGTTTGACGCCCCAGGCCCCAATGTTGCTACCACAACCGTCAGCGATGACGTCTACATGACTTTCATCTCCAGCAAAGAG GATTTGAACGCGCAGGACCAGGAGGAGGACCCCATGAACAAGCTGAAGGGGCAGAAGATCGTGTCCTGCCGCATCTGCAAGGGAGACCACTGGACCACGCGCTGCCCCTACAAGGACACGCTGGGGCCCATGCAGAAGGAGCTGGCCGAGCAGCTGGGCCTGTCCACGGGGGACAAGGAGAAGGCCGCAG AGCCCGAGCCGGCGGCGCCTGCGCAGAGCAAGACCGGGAAGTACGTCCCGCCCAGCCTGAGAGACGGGGGCACGCGGAGGGGCGAGTCCATGCAGCCCAACCGCAGAG ccGATGACAACGCCACGATCCGCGTGACCAACCTGTCGGAGGACACGCGCGAGACGGACCTGCAGGAGCTCTTCAGGCCCTTCGGCTCCATCTCCCGCATCTACCTGGCCAAGGACAAGAACACGGGCCAGTCCAAG gGCTTTGCCTTCATCAGTTTCCACCGCCGTGAGGACGCGGCCAGAGCCATCGCTGGGGTCTCTGGGTTCGGCTATGATCACCTGATCCTCAACGTGGAGTGGGCCAA ACCTTCAAACAACTAA
- the ppan gene encoding suppressor of SWI4 1 homolog, translating into MGKTKTKNQKKARVNAAHVAQEDYSTVPHSFVFHRGQIGKNVAQLVQDMRRVMEPFTAESLKVRKKNVLKDFVAVAGPLGITHFLVFTKTPSSINMRLARLPKGPMLHFRVVKYSLVKDVVSSLKKHRMHQHQFSHHPLLVLNNFGVEGLQVKLMATMFQNMFPSINVHKVNLNSIKRCVLVNYDPLSQEVDFRHYSVKVVPVGMSRGVKKLMQERFPNMSKLDDISELLLKGANLSESEAEQDGEHNITELPQVYSGRGNMRSQQSAVRLTEIGPRMTLRLVKIEEGMGEGSILYHAIISKTEEELQEILIRKEAELKRKEERKRKQEQNVAQKKEKREENRKKSLAGIKRKQQDQAGETDDSEVEDPGMQEGQPAAEHSEDEADYYRQAVGEEPDEDMFSTSQRKRGPGRPPRPFKKRKLSSGRSPARDGTSKPGKEGKRGPRPEGPRPGGPRPGGPAERRGGDGPPHRKGGKKIWGKKAREGGPRWKGQKGKPRPGVRRKGAAKGRP; encoded by the exons ATGGGGAAAACGAAG ACGAAGAACCAGAAGAAGGCGCGCGTGAACGCGGCGCACGTGGCGCAGGAGGACTACAGCACGGTGCCGCACTCCTTCGTGTTTCACCGAGGCCAGATCGGCAAGAATGTCGCGCAGCTTGTGCAGGACATGCGCCGCGTGATGGAGCCGTTTACAGCAGAGTCCCTCAAG GTGAGGAAGAAGAATGTGCTGAAGGATTTTGTGGCTGTGGCGGGGCCCCTGGGCATCACACACTTCCTCGTCTTCACAAAGACGCCCAGCAGCATCAACATG CGCCTGGCTCGACTTCCCAAAGGTCCAATGCTGCATTTCAGAGTGGTGAAG tACTCCCTGGTCAAGGATGTAGTCTCCTCCTTGAAGAAGCACAGGATGCACCAGCACCAGTTCTCACACCACCCGTTGCTTGTGCTCAATAACTTTGGCGTGGAGGGTCTGCAGGTCAAGCTGATGGCCACCATGTTCCAGAACATGTTCCCCTCTATCAATGTGCACAag gTGAACCTCAACTCCATCAAAAGATGTGTGCTGGTTAACTACGACCCCCTGTCTCAAGAAGTAGATTTCCGACATTA TAGTGTGAAGGTGGTGCCCGTGGGCATGAGCCGTGGGGTGAAGAAGCTGATGCAGGAGCGCTTCCCCAACATGAGCAAGCTGGATGACATCAGCGAGCTGCTTCTCAA AGGGGCCAACCTGTCGGAGAGCGAGGCGGAGCAGGACGGGGAGCACAACATCACTGAGCTGCCGCAGGTCTACTCCGGGCGTGGCAACATGAGGTCACAGCAGAGCGCCGTGCGGCTGACTGAG ATCGGGCCGAGGATGACGCTGCGGTTGGTGAAGATCGAGGAGGGCATGGGGGAGGGCAGCATCCTGTACCACGCCATCA TCTCGAAGAcggaggaggagctgcaggagatcCTGATCaggaaggaggcggagctcaAACGCAAGGAGGAGCGCAAGAGGAAACAGGAGCAGAACGTCGCTCAGAAGAAGGAGAAACGAGAGGAGAACCG CAAGAAGAGTCTGGCGGGCATAAAGAGGAAGCAGCAGGACCAAGCGGGGGAGACCGATGACAGTGAAGTGGAGGATCCTGGGATGCAGGAGGGCCAGCCTGCGGCTGAGCACTCCGAGGATGAGGCGGATTATTACAGACAGGctgtgggggaggagccagatgAAG ACATGTTCTCCACATCCCAGAGGAAGAGGGGGCCAGGCAGGCCCCCCAGGCCCTTCAAGAAGAGGAAGCTGTCCTCCGGGAGGAGCCCAGCCCGGGACGGCACCTCCAAACCTGGCAAGGAAGGCAAGCGAGGCCCCAGGCCAGAGGGCCCCAGGCCAGGAGGCCCCAGGCCAGGGGGCCCGGCCGAGCGCCGAGGGGGCGACGGGCCCCCCCACAGGAAAGGGGGCAAGAAGATTTGGGGGAAGaaggcgagggagggggggccgaGGTGGAAGGGACAGAAGGGCAAACCCCGGCCCGGGGTGAGGAGGAAGGGCGCGGCGAAGGGGCGGCCATGA